One part of the Candidatus Edwardsbacteria bacterium genome encodes these proteins:
- the fabG gene encoding 3-oxoacyl-[acyl-carrier-protein] reductase: MQLKDKNAIVTGSAQGIGKSIALALAKAGANIVVSDVNIEDAEKTAKEIEALGVKAVAIKCNVADANEVTELVKKAQETFPTLDILVNNAGVTRDNLMMRMEEKDWDLVLDINLKGAFLLTKAVSRIMMKQRQGRIVNMSSVIGVMGNAGQSNYAASKGGLIAFTKSTAKEFASRNITCNAIAPGFIETAMTAKLTDEVKENYKKGIPLGRMGSVDDVANAVLFLVSEQSAYITGQVLHVDGGLVM; the protein is encoded by the coding sequence ATGCAGTTAAAAGATAAAAACGCCATCGTAACCGGCTCGGCCCAGGGCATAGGGAAATCCATCGCTCTGGCGCTGGCCAAGGCCGGGGCCAACATCGTAGTCAGCGATGTCAACATCGAAGATGCCGAGAAGACCGCCAAGGAAATTGAGGCCCTGGGCGTAAAAGCCGTAGCCATCAAATGCAATGTGGCCGATGCCAATGAGGTCACGGAGCTGGTTAAAAAGGCCCAGGAGACATTCCCGACATTGGACATTCTGGTGAACAACGCCGGGGTGACCCGCGACAATCTGATGATGCGGATGGAGGAAAAGGACTGGGACCTGGTGCTGGACATCAACCTCAAAGGCGCATTCCTGCTGACCAAGGCCGTTTCCCGGATAATGATGAAACAGCGCCAAGGCCGGATAGTCAACATGTCGTCGGTCATCGGCGTGATGGGCAACGCCGGGCAGTCCAACTACGCGGCCAGCAAGGGGGGCTTGATCGCCTTCACTAAGTCCACCGCCAAGGAATTCGCCTCGCGCAACATCACATGCAACGCCATCGCCCCGGGCTTCATCGAAACCGCCATGACTGCCAAGCTGACGGACGAGGTCAAGGAGAATTATAAGAAGGGCATCCCGCTGGGCCGGATGGGCAGCGTGGACGATGTAGCCAACGCGGTATTATTCTTAGTTTCCGAGCAATCGGCCTATATCACCGGCCAGGTGCTGCACGTGGACGGCGGGTTGGTGATGTGA
- a CDS encoding acyl carrier protein, whose translation MAVIDDVKKIVIDRLGVEATQVTMEASFIEDLGADSLDTVELVMALEEKFGMEIPDDEAEKLTTVGGAVGYIEKKMAEK comes from the coding sequence ATGGCAGTAATCGACGATGTCAAAAAGATCGTTATCGATCGTCTGGGAGTTGAGGCTACGCAGGTGACCATGGAAGCTTCTTTCATCGAAGATCTGGGAGCCGATTCATTAGACACAGTGGAGCTGGTGATGGCCCTGGAGGAGAAATTCGGGATGGAGATCCCGGATGACGAGGCCGAGAAGCTGACCACAGTAGGCGGCGCGGTCGGGTATATCGAAAAGAAGATGGCCGAGAAATAG
- the fabF gene encoding beta-ketoacyl-ACP synthase II: MKRRVVITGMGVVSPIGNTIDEFWAGLKEGKSGVGKITRFDASKHTAQIAGEVKNFDPAAYMDRKELRRMDRYTHYAMAAAKMAVEDSGLKIEGEFAERVGVIIASGIGGTETWEAQHQKLLESGPDKISPFFVPMMISDIAAGYVSIAHGAKGPNYATVSACASAAHAIGDALKIIQTGDSEAMICGGAEAPITPLALAGFCALRALSLRNDDPEHASRPFDKDRDGFVMAEGAGIVILEELEHAQARGAKIYAEVCGYGATGDAHHITAPAPGGEGAVRAMKMALKTADLKPEDVSYINAHGTSTDMNDKYETAAIKTVFGEHAKKLAVSSTKSMTGHLLGAAGGAELIATTLCIMHQTIHPTINYTTPDPECDLDYVPNKARPAEVKAALSNSFGFGGHNVSLAVKKFE; the protein is encoded by the coding sequence ATGAAAAGAAGGGTAGTAATAACCGGAATGGGGGTGGTGTCCCCCATCGGCAACACCATTGATGAATTCTGGGCCGGGCTGAAGGAGGGCAAAAGCGGGGTGGGCAAGATAACCCGTTTCGACGCCTCCAAACATACCGCTCAGATAGCCGGGGAGGTCAAGAATTTCGATCCGGCGGCATACATGGACCGCAAGGAGCTACGCCGGATGGACCGCTATACCCATTACGCCATGGCGGCCGCCAAGATGGCGGTGGAGGACTCCGGCCTGAAGATCGAGGGCGAGTTCGCCGAGCGGGTGGGGGTGATCATCGCCTCCGGCATCGGCGGCACCGAGACCTGGGAGGCCCAGCACCAGAAATTGCTGGAATCCGGGCCGGACAAAATCTCCCCATTCTTCGTGCCGATGATGATCTCCGATATCGCGGCCGGGTATGTGTCCATCGCCCATGGAGCCAAAGGGCCCAATTATGCCACGGTCTCGGCCTGCGCCTCGGCGGCCCACGCCATCGGCGATGCCCTGAAGATCATCCAGACCGGCGACAGCGAGGCCATGATCTGCGGCGGGGCCGAGGCCCCGATAACCCCGCTGGCATTGGCCGGATTCTGCGCTTTAAGGGCCCTGTCCCTCCGCAATGATGACCCGGAACACGCCTCCCGCCCCTTTGACAAGGATCGCGACGGCTTTGTGATGGCCGAGGGCGCCGGCATTGTCATCCTTGAAGAACTGGAACACGCCCAGGCCCGCGGTGCCAAGATCTATGCCGAGGTTTGCGGCTATGGTGCCACCGGGGACGCCCATCATATCACTGCCCCGGCTCCGGGCGGCGAAGGTGCAGTTAGAGCCATGAAAATGGCTCTGAAGACAGCGGATTTGAAACCGGAGGATGTCAGCTACATCAACGCGCATGGCACTTCCACTGACATGAATGATAAATATGAAACCGCGGCCATCAAGACGGTGTTCGGAGAGCATGCCAAAAAGCTGGCGGTGTCATCCACCAAATCGATGACCGGCCATCTGCTGGGAGCGGCCGGAGGCGCGGAGCTGATCGCCACAACTTTGTGCATCATGCACCAAACAATTCATCCCACTATTAACTACACCACGCCGGATCCGGAGTGCGATCTGGATTACGTGCCCAATAAGGCCCGGCCGGCCGAGGTCAAGGCGGCCCTTTCCAATTCCTTCGGCTTCGGGGGGCACAACGTATCGCTGGCGGTAAAGAAGTTTGAGTAA
- the rnc gene encoding ribonuclease III, with translation MIRKLFPRLKRKLLPGHRKEALNRIEARLGWKIRDQELFLQSLRHRSASSTHLESNERMELLGDAVLGLLVCEYLYNTRPRDDEGKLTEIKSLVVSKRVLSQVARELGVGEMLELSRDELASGGQSKDSILCDAFESLIAAYYLDSGLGAVRKFLEKGYFWRIEHLISSDAYRNYKGLLQEYLQSHNITQPVRYNLKAESGPKHNRMFEVELKIGRKRYGMAWGASKKEAEQSAAQQTIEKLKTENGG, from the coding sequence TTGATAAGAAAATTATTTCCCCGTCTCAAGAGAAAGCTGCTTCCCGGCCACCGCAAGGAGGCGCTTAACAGGATAGAGGCCCGGCTGGGCTGGAAGATCAGGGACCAGGAGCTCTTCCTCCAGTCGCTACGGCACCGTTCGGCATCCTCCACCCATCTGGAATCCAACGAGCGGATGGAACTGCTGGGGGATGCGGTGCTGGGCCTGCTGGTCTGCGAATACCTCTATAACACCAGGCCCCGGGACGACGAGGGCAAGCTGACCGAGATAAAATCGCTGGTGGTCAGCAAGCGGGTCCTCTCCCAGGTGGCCCGGGAGCTGGGGGTGGGCGAGATGCTGGAGCTCTCCCGCGACGAGTTGGCCTCCGGCGGGCAGTCCAAGGACTCCATCCTGTGCGACGCCTTCGAATCCCTGATCGCCGCATATTACCTGGACTCCGGGCTGGGGGCGGTGCGGAAATTCCTGGAGAAGGGATATTTCTGGCGGATAGAGCACCTGATATCCAGCGATGCCTATCGCAATTACAAGGGGCTGCTCCAGGAATACCTGCAGTCGCATAACATCACCCAGCCGGTCCGTTACAATCTTAAGGCCGAGTCCGGCCCCAAGCATAACCGGATGTTCGAAGTGGAGTTGAAGATCGGCCGCAAGCGCTACGGAATGGCCTGGGGAGCCAGCAAGAAGGAGGCCGAGCAGTCGGCGGCCCAGCAGACCATCGAGAAACTGAAGACCGAGAACGGGGGCTGA
- a CDS encoding acyl-CoA dehydrogenase family protein: protein MNHFFTDEQQMIKDLCHKIGVEKIKPVREHYDVSGEFPWDIVKVLADADICGVYIPEAYGGLGGGVMEMVVATEELSRFCGGISLAFAATGLGTFPIILFGTEEQKKKYLPDIAKGKKLAAFGLTEANAGSDAGGIQTTAVKDGDHYVLNGTKQWITNGGEAEVYTVVALTDRTKGSRGATAFIVEKGTPGFSFGKKENKMGIRASITSELVFDNCRVHKDQILGKEGMGFLVAMGTLDRTRPGVAAQALGIAQGALDEAVKYSRERVQFGKPISAFQGVQFMLADMAMKLEAARALVYATARTIDSGEKKFAKESAMCKCFASDVAMEVTTDAVQVLGGYGYMKEYPVEKMMRDAKITQIYEGTNQIQRGVIASNLIKEAAGSKE from the coding sequence ATGAATCATTTCTTCACTGATGAACAACAGATGATAAAGGACCTCTGCCACAAGATCGGGGTGGAGAAGATAAAGCCGGTGCGGGAACACTATGACGTAAGCGGAGAGTTCCCCTGGGATATCGTCAAAGTGCTGGCCGACGCCGATATCTGCGGGGTCTACATCCCCGAGGCCTACGGGGGCCTGGGCGGCGGGGTAATGGAGATGGTGGTGGCCACCGAGGAACTGTCGCGCTTCTGCGGCGGCATCTCCCTGGCCTTTGCCGCCACCGGGCTGGGAACCTTCCCCATTATCCTGTTCGGCACCGAGGAACAGAAGAAGAAATACCTGCCGGATATCGCCAAGGGCAAGAAGCTGGCGGCCTTCGGACTGACCGAGGCCAACGCCGGCTCGGACGCCGGAGGCATTCAGACCACCGCGGTCAAGGACGGCGATCACTACGTCCTCAATGGCACCAAGCAGTGGATCACCAACGGTGGCGAGGCCGAGGTCTATACGGTGGTGGCCCTGACCGACCGCACCAAGGGCAGCCGCGGCGCCACCGCCTTCATCGTGGAGAAGGGCACCCCCGGCTTCTCCTTCGGCAAGAAAGAGAACAAGATGGGCATCCGGGCCTCGATAACCAGCGAGTTGGTGTTCGACAACTGCCGGGTGCACAAGGATCAGATACTGGGCAAGGAGGGCATGGGCTTTCTGGTGGCCATGGGGACTTTGGACCGGACCCGGCCCGGGGTGGCCGCCCAGGCCCTGGGGATAGCCCAGGGTGCCCTGGACGAAGCGGTAAAATACTCCCGGGAGAGGGTGCAGTTCGGCAAACCGATCTCGGCCTTTCAGGGGGTGCAGTTCATGCTGGCCGACATGGCCATGAAGCTGGAGGCCGCCCGGGCGTTGGTCTACGCCACCGCCAGGACCATAGATTCCGGCGAGAAGAAATTCGCCAAGGAAAGCGCCATGTGCAAGTGTTTCGCCTCCGATGTGGCCATGGAGGTAACCACCGATGCCGTGCAGGTGCTGGGCGGCTACGGTTACATGAAGGAATACCCGGTGGAGAAGATGATGCGCGACGCCAAGATCACCCAGATCTACGAGGGCACCAACCAGATCCAGCGGGGGGTTATCGCCAGCAACCTGATCAAGGAAGCGGCGGGAAGCAAGGAATAA